In a genomic window of Melitaea cinxia chromosome 2, ilMelCinx1.1, whole genome shotgun sequence:
- the LOC123663899 gene encoding protein tramtrack, beta isoform isoform X1 has translation MATQRFCLRWNNHQTNMLSVFDQLLHAETFTDVTLAVEGQLLKAHKMVLSACSPYFQALFVNHQEKHPIVILKDVPYSDMKSLLDFMYRGEVSVDQERLTAFLKVAESLRIKGLTEVNEEKCDIPALTNSLIQQQQTNTGHTPPPQLHRIHPYAHQKRPASGIPSGGAPPNLLMPLLGNALMQPKRKRGRPRKLSGSSSDALNTAASPPGEFIPESASHASSNRAGDQLLRGSPEMLEVKMSMDGFNAEDGATSGGEDGGEALMIDEGDDAQSNEAPTSGKDSESADVEKQQKEETHHSFPTNGPVLSIENGSIKQEPTSETTDEYNEPIEYKYNPDRSRENSNSREGPVNDSDDKTRLGRNLKPKNSKKLLPQMSKFRARSLFNQLSGLSNLNPALNSFDKFPPETVLMPALATQLFAAELEQNNLNMASNEVSDLAQTNWEHRIFPSPIRKNNIGNVGNYHEETNESVRDYCIKEGENVFRCKICARVYTHISNFCRHYVTSHKKDVKVFPCPICFKEFTRKDNMIAHLKIIHKNQPNANEQTAKQES, from the exons ATGGCTACTCAAAGGTTTTGTTTGAGGTGGAATAACCACCAGACCAATATGTTGTCAGTGTTTGATCAGCTACTGCATGCAGAAACGTTCACTGACGTAACTTTGGCTGTAGAAGGTCAGTTGCTTAAAGCACATAAAATGGTTTTATCGGCTTGTAGTCCATACTTTCAAGCTCTTTTTGTCAATCATCAAGAGAAACATCCTATTGTTATCCTGAAGGATGTTCCCTATTCAGATATGAAAAGCTTACTGGATTTTATGTACAGGGGTGAAGTCAGTGTTGACCAAGAGAGGTTAACTGCATTCCTCAAAGTAGCCGAGAGCTTAAGAATAAAGGGACTAACAGAGGTAAACGAGGAAAAATGCGATATACCTGCATTAACGAACTCGTTAATACAACAGCAACAAACCAACACTGGGCATACTCCCCCACCCCAATTACATAGAATACATCCATACGCGCATCAAAAAAGGCCAGCATCTGGCATTCCTAGCGGAGGTGCACCCCCTAACTTGCTGATGCCTTTATTGGGCAATGCTTTAATGCAACCGAAGAGAAAACGTGGTCGACCCAGAAAGCTGAGTGGCAGCTCTAGTGACGCCCTAAACACAGCCGCCAGTCCGCCGGGTGAATTTATTCCCGAGTCCGCATCGCACGCATCTTCAAATAGAGCAGGAGATCAGTTATTACGTGGTTCGCCGGAAATGTTAGAAGTCAAAATGTCAATGGACGGATTTAATGCTGAGGATGGGGCAACATCGGGTGGTGAAGACGGCGGAGAGGCACTAATGATCGACGAAGGCGACGACGCGCAGTCGAACGAGGCTCCTACGTCCGGCAAAGATTCAGAATCAGCAG ATGTAGAGAAACAACAAAAAGAGGAAACTCATCATAGTTTTCCTACAAATGGTCCGGTATTGTCTATTGAAAATGGATCTATCAAACAGGAGCCTACTTCTGAAACTACTGACGAATATAATGAGCCGATCGAATACAAATACAATCCAGATAGAAGTCGCGAAAACTCTAACTCTCGGGAAGGTCCGGTAAATGATTCAGATGACAAAACAAGACTAGGTCGTAATTTAAAGCCAaagaatagtaaaaaattaCTACCCCAAATGTCTAAATTTAGAGCTCGAAGTCTATTCAATCAACTCTCTGGTCTGTCTAATCTGAACCCCGCTCTCAACAGCTTTGATAAGTTTCCCCCTGAAACTGTTCTAATGCCGGCACTCGCTACTCAATTGTTCGCGGCTGAATTAGagcaaaacaatttaaatatggCTAGCAACGAGGTCTCTGACTTAGCCCAAACCAACTGGGAGCATCGCATATTCCCATCGCctattagaaaaaataacatAGGCAACGTTGGTAATTATCACGAGGAAACTAACGAATCTGTACGGGACTATTGTATCAAGGAAGGTGAAAATGTATTTAGATGCAAAATTTGCGCAAGAGTTTATACTCACATTAGTAACTTCTGTCGACATTATGTCACGTCCCACAAAAAAGATGTCAAAGTTTTCCCGTGTCCCATTTGCTTTAAAGAATTCACTCGTAAAGATAATATGATAGCACATCTAAAAATCATTCATAAAAATCAACCGAATGCCAACGAGCAGACAGCGAAACAAGAGTCTTAA